The Cotesia glomerata isolate CgM1 linkage group LG9, MPM_Cglom_v2.3, whole genome shotgun sequence region tttatcaagcccttaaatataattttaaattattttctactttttagtTTAGTTTGCTTTAAAACcgtgttttttagtttttaaagaaataattttaatttaatttttacatgtacgAATCCAGAACTTAAGGTAGATAGTATTtgacttattttaaatatttaatatattattttccctcattatttcaattttcataaaattcagaaaaaatttttttgtaaaataaaacaaaataaaatagtgaCTTCTGATAAAACTTAAACATTAAAcacagaaattataaatttaaagatatttttgcTAGTTTTCTGTagctcttcaaaaatttaatgatatcaTAATTTACTAATACACCAAATTTCCTTTAATTCTGACTTGTAAGTGTACGAGTGACAGTATAACCTTTATTCAGTCTTTATTTACACAAGTACGGaataatggaaaaaatattaggTGTTTTCTCCGAAAGTTTTCTGTGCTTGAAtttgttttcttcaaattttcttcCTATGGGAGGAAAGATAATGTGAATTGTACATTGTacactatttaaaaaataaagtaagcAATACCGACCTTAATTTTgccaattttatataatttcatgAGATTGTTGGCATCACTAGAGTGTccgaaattattaaaatcacttGTTGCATCCTTGCCGGCGCATTCTTTGATCAAATCAGCACCCCCGGGATGCTgtcgattaattaaaattaaatatttaccgaGCCGGTATTATATAGAATAATACAATCAGAAATcagtttaaaatatattaaatcattattcCACTAATCGATTGATACTTCACCTCATTCAAGTAATCCGTGACGTCATAAAcataactttttataattatccaTACACTCTCACTGTTATTATGCTTTGCAACTTCTTCGTGGGAAAAATAGTTGATCGACATTATGGATTAATTCttatatgtaataaatattcattaaattataatgtcATTTGGTTGATTTATGAGCTGATAattcatgtatttatatatcagaaaaattaggtgttattattgttattaaaacaattatcgATAACGAAACGAAAATCAGTAAATGAtcttggaaaaaaatattatttgtttgaaataattatttattattaaatattaatatttaatctttTTAGATATCATCTGTAGGTGATATAGTAATACTCACATACAGTTTCATATCGGTCGATCTACTGCGCATGAGTTTGGCGCCAACACATATATTATACACATATGTggataattttacaaattaatttttaaaattaataaaatttacctcttaccaaaatatcttaaattattttgtaacatgatctttattttataaacgaTGCTAATTAGCGCTTTAATGCACAGGACCTTATTtgcagaaaattaaattttctacaagaaaCTTAAATTCGGATTTTCAGTCACTTTAACCGTTCCATCGGAAAATGTGAAAAGTAAGattatttcatagaaatttgaCTTGTCAGTAGTTTTTAAAAGTATCTTATCgtttacaaattata contains the following coding sequences:
- the LOC123272226 gene encoding cytochrome b5-like; the protein is MSINYFSHEEVAKHNNSESVWIIIKSYVYDVTDYLNEHPGGADLIKECAGKDATSDFNNFGHSSDANNLMKLYKIGKIKVGIAYFIF